The Tolypothrix sp. PCC 7712 region TCAAGATGCGATCGCTCAAATACTCCCGCAGGGATGGCTGCATGACCGCCTAAAGCAGGAACTGGTCGCCAAGGGTCGTGAACCAATACATCAACACAATTTTGGATTTTAGATTTTGGATTTTCGATTAAAGTTCCGGAGTCTTCGCGGATGCTGGCTAGTCCAGTAGTTGATAAGTAATAGGATTGTTGAATTGGTGTTGGGAATTTGGGGAAAGTTCGCCAAATATTACTTCCCATCTCGAATAAGCATACAGGTTCTTCTTTGAGTAAACCTGTATCGACATCTTTAAGAAACTGGTCAAACCAGCGAATTTGCATCCTATCTACAGGACTGGCGGCTTTGGGGCCGAAGTCAACATTACCAACTTTACGACCCCAAGGTAAATGCGCCCAAGGCCCAATTAATAAATGTTGGGGTGTGGTGCTACGCGCTGCCATATCTTTATATAAATGTAGTGTTCCCCGCAAATAAGTATCAAACCACCCGCCTATATGGAACATTGGTAAATCAACGCTTTGCAAATAGCGTTTGGGTGACAGTTCTGCCCAATAATTATCTGCTTGGGGATGGGCAAACCACTCATGATAAAAAGATTCTGGTGCAAGATGTTGCAAAATTTCTGGATTATTTAAAGGAAGATTTCGCGAGGCGGTAAATAATGCTTGATAAGCAACCTTATCTCCTCTTAAACGGGCGGTTTCGGTAGCTAATTGAATTGCCCATGCTAGATTAGTTTGCAAACAGAATGCGCCACCTTCATAAGCCCAATCTGTATACAAATCATAGCCAATCATGGCTGGGCAAATAGTTTTTAAAGCAGCTGGTTGATTAGCAGCAGCATACAGTTGTGTCATTCCTTGATAGGAAAAACCATACATCCCAACTTTGCCATTGCTGTGAGGTAGGTTTGCAACCCAATTTACTGTATCTTCGCCGTCTGCAATTTCGTTGGTAAATAATTTAAATTCTCCCTCAGAAGTACCTCGCCCTCGGACATCTTGAATTACTACGATGTAACCTTGGACCGCATACCAAGTAGGATGGGCATAAACCACAGTTGATGCGATCGCTCTTCCATAAGGTTGTCTCATTAATAATATGGGAAACTCCCCAGCCGCATCGGGACGATAGATATCTGCATCTAACCGCACGCCATCACGTGTATGCATTGAGGCTGTTTGTTTGGGAAGTACTTTGAACATGAGTCTGGAAGAATATATCAATGGCACCATAGATCAGCATAGAGCTACACAGAGACCTGCGATCGCACCACGAAGAGAAAAGGGGGCAAGGGAGCAGGGAGCAGGGGGGAGAATTTATAATCGTAAAAACTGCTGTAAGCGCCTACTATTTCACAGGTAAATCAAATCTTTCCCCCTTTTGCCTTTCCCCTTTTCCCCTTCACCGAACTATATTAGATACACCCTGTTTGGGTAAATTATCAAACATTGGT contains the following coding sequences:
- a CDS encoding CocE/NonD family hydrolase, with the translated sequence MFKVLPKQTASMHTRDGVRLDADIYRPDAAGEFPILLMRQPYGRAIASTVVYAHPTWYAVQGYIVVIQDVRGRGTSEGEFKLFTNEIADGEDTVNWVANLPHSNGKVGMYGFSYQGMTQLYAAANQPAALKTICPAMIGYDLYTDWAYEGGAFCLQTNLAWAIQLATETARLRGDKVAYQALFTASRNLPLNNPEILQHLAPESFYHEWFAHPQADNYWAELSPKRYLQSVDLPMFHIGGWFDTYLRGTLHLYKDMAARSTTPQHLLIGPWAHLPWGRKVGNVDFGPKAASPVDRMQIRWFDQFLKDVDTGLLKEEPVCLFEMGSNIWRTFPKFPTPIQQSYYLSTTGLASIREDSGTLIENPKSKIQNCVDVLVHDPWRPVPALGGHAAIPAGVFERSHLDLRSDVLTYTTEPLETDLHLAGDVIVEIFCNADQPSYDLCAVLSEVHPDGQVYNITQGYVHCREGAKPPTKIQLQATCVRIAKGNALRLSLSVACFPAYSMNSGNSAINSSEILLNAQIITLTVSCGNEATSRVVLPIVADI